The sequence GATATAAATAGAAGTTTGTTAAGAACGCTCAGAAGTtttaataaggaaagtgaagttaGTGGGAGAATTTGTAAAAAATGCTGACTAGTCATATTTTGAAGGAGGTTTCAAAACGAGATATGTAGTGAATTCTTGGCTACTTGATATTTATATTCTTGTTAATAAATAGTTTGAGAATTTTGTCGGGAGGAGCTGATGTTTGTTGGTAATAAATTGTACATTGGTGATAATTAAAAGAGATTGCAGAAAATAAAGTAATTTGCAAGAGAAAGATGAAATCATTTATGAAGTTTTGAGGGTAAATAGAAGCCGATGGAAATAGAGTGAAGAATATTagtttataataaagagcatgatatatatatatatatatatatatatatatatatatatatatatatgtatatatatatatatatatatatatatatatatatatatatatatatacatatatatatatatacatacatatatatatatatatgtatatatatatatatatatatatatatatatgtatatatatatacgtatatatatatatatatatatatacatacatatatatatatatatatatatatatatatatatatatatatatatatatatatatacatatatatatttcgatcACGCTCAACTGTACCCGTCCttagggtaaggggagagggagcagtcataacCGGGTGAGGATAGGGTGTACGTTTATGCATATCCATCTGAATATTCAGcggtcatttatgacgggtcgtgtataGCAGTATTataatatttaacaaaaaaaaaagagaaggtttCCACTTACAGGACTTTTGAGAAAATATCACAGGTGATGGCAAACCGTCCAAAAGAGATACTGTAAGTGAAATAGAAGATACGTAAACAGAGAAACCAtgtagacccagacctacatggctgaggactatgaagcgtgaaatagatgatgatgaatggataagtattgaattaaaagctcaagatagagacgaatggcgatatctaaccgaggccctttgcgtcaataggcgtagaaagagatgatgatgaaacagCGAAACGAAATATATTATGTAGATATGCAGTAGATAGGAATAAATTAAGAAACATGACAATCTTTTATTAGCATATGAAATAGAATAAATTAGCGATCTGCCATGGAATAAACTGGCATGGGTACGTAGACTTTTAAGTAAATTAGAATAAAAAGGACATAATTCCTAGGTAATGGGACGACTGAATAAATGCTGGAAATTTAGAAGAGATTACGATAGAAGTTGGGAGACGAAAAGACCTTTATATTTAGAGATAAATAATATATTGTGTCATCGGCGTAGATTACAAAGCTGTAAATATTGTCAATGGATGAAAATACTGTGAGAttcctattattaatataattagtaATTGTTCAATCAgaagttacattattattattattattattatttgctaagctacaaccctagttgggaaagcaggatgctatgagcccatggactccaacagagaaaaaagcattgtgaggaaagggaatagggaaataaataaactgtaagagaagtaatggacaattaaaataaaatattttaagaacaataacattaaaataaatatttcatatataaactatagaaacttcaaaaaaccggaggaagagaaataagatggaatagtgtgcccgagtgtatcctcaagcaaaagaactattgTTGATAAtgttttactgttgttaaaatTTAAAACAATGTCGGACTTAAATTAAACAACGcaagaaatttagaaaattaaatctgaatatcaTTGAATCTTTCtcaaataaattcaaataaattaatCTGAAAAGGAAGTTGGGTAAATAGCTAAGCGAATAATGAAATGAAACCACACAAAAGCAAAACTCGACCACAACTCCCGCGCCATTATCAGCCACATGACCTAAATTACATCCTGATTGACCTTAGCTGATCCGTATGACGTCATTACAATAGGAAGTAGGAACTTGTATTTTGGTAAGGGAGATGATAtgaagaggaagggggggggggaggggtgtgaaATTACGATGGTAAAGTATGGATGGTTGAAATGTTAGTGAAAAAGGGAGGGAGAAGGAAGCAACTGAGGTCTACATAAGAGGGAAGGGGAAGAGATAAGGGGATTAGCGGTGGGAGATGGGGAATGGGGACTGCTAAAGCCAAAGTAGTAATATATTACCTCCTTGGCTAAAACAAGAAAACGATCgggggtgtgggggtggggggtgagcATGAGTAAAAGCAGGGGATGGGGAGGGGGTAGTAGGTGTTGCTAAACAAGCAAAGGTGAATATTGGAGGCGGTAACGAATTCCAGAGGGACACGAAGGCCTCTTCGGAGAGACATTCTCCGCCTCCGGAGATCTTGTATAAATAGAGCGGATTCCCGAAGACCGACCAGAGACCTCCACGGAGCCATCCTCAGCTCTAACTCGTAGCTCCAGTGATCGCAAGCGCTCTTGCTGTTGCCAAACGATCGTCATGCAGTTTGTGAGTATCTTTGGAGGGACGTTGAGTTGGTAAATGTGGCCACGACACTTTATTTTCTGATATAAGTTTAAGAGATAAAGTATTTTCTGATATAAGTTAAAGAGATAAAGTATTTTCTGATATAAGTTAAAGAGATAAAGTATTTTCTGATGTAGGTTAAATAGATAGAGTATTTTCTGATATAAGTTAAAGAGATAAAGTATTTTCTGATATAAGTTAAAGAGATAAAGTATTTTCTGATATAAATTAAAGAGATACAGTATTTTCTGATATAGGTCAAATAGATAGAGTATTTTCTGATATAAGTTAAAGAGATAAAGTATTTTCTGATAAAGTTAAAGACATAAAGGAAACTATGTACTTTAGTATTACTTTTAGAGCTGAAGAGGACTGTACTTTAGTTTTTGAGCTAAAGTGGGCTCTATATTTAAGCGTTAGTTCAAGgactaaaatatatttaattttagtaTTAGTTCAAGagattaaataaattaatttttagtaTCAGTTAGAGAGTTAAGCAGACTCCGTATTTCAACATTAGTTCAAAAGTAGATCATATTGGTTCTGTTTTTAGTACTAATTCAAAACTCTATGGTTTTAGTATAAGCACAAAAGCTGAAGCAGAAAATATAGACTTTATATTTGAGTGTCAGTTGAATGAGGTAAAATGGGTCATGCACTATATTCTGTttttctgttttcccttcttgcgTCTTCAAAAGAAGCTAATTCCGATATCTTTAAAACTAAACACATGTCCTCACACGAAAGGCTATCACTGAATAATATTTATTGAATTCTTTATCGTAAGTCTCTATTATAACATTTGTATTTGTGATACTGatttattcttatttaaaaaaaaataccatcaatCTAACTTCGTTCCTAGAACCAAATTACTAATACTTTTTCCGCCCTGGATGATTTTCTCATCGGAGTCCTTGGGCGTGTAACATTCTACATTGGTTATcacagttaaaaaagaaaaaaaaaaaagaaaaaaaggatatttctGATAAAACATTGAGTCGAAAGGAAATCTAATCCATTggacttcaaaataaataataaaattttttagtATCCTAATGATGACAGCGTTTAAAAGAGTAGCCATCGGGAGTCAGGCTACACAGATGACCTCAAACTTCAGGATATGAAAAATATCTTAGATCCGGGTTTTAGGACATAAAGCAAAGCCTCTCtggtatttttttaaaattgaaatCCCTCGCGCAATATTCTTTGCTCTATAATCAAACTAAATTAGGGGCTTCTCAACAGCTATGCATttggaaaacaaaaaacaaaaacgtaaaaatttatttttacgtCTAAATGTAAATATCTTAGTGTAAGGGAAAGTCTTAAAGTTAATTTCCCAACgtttaaaaaaaggattttttccAGACATTACTGTAAAGCGAGAATAGAGTTTATTCTTCGATTTGTACAACAGAGACGAAAGAAACATTAGAATGTTTTTGTCACAGCAAAGTTAAAGACGACGTTTTAGAAGTAAGCAGAACATAAAAAAGAATTTATCTGTTGGTTCATAAATTCAGATGCTGATATTAACTGCTTGTACGAATATTAATATAAGGATGAAGATGAGATTTTAGTCTAAAATTTGTAATGGATCATTTGAATTATCTATAAAGTTATTGATTCCTTTGATCaatgtaaatgataaaaatatttacgAGTTTATCTTAGAGAATTATTCGAACCAATTactgaaaaaatatacatatgccATAATACCATAATTATTGATTACCTTTATTTTCTAAAGTTCAGAGTATATTAAACTCCCATcttaatatgtataaaaaatgcCAAACCTTACACCTTAGGTTATTCAGCTCATGAGATTGTTTTAAGAGAAGGGAATTTATTCTTTGAAAGTAATGGGAACTTGAACACGGGCCTCAATTACCTGCAAGAAAGATCGAGTTAATTCTGTGGGAACACGAACTCGCCCCACCAGACCTGTCAAGTAAAGTACTTAGTTATTGCTCTGGTACAATTGCCATCAGTCGCTGGATGGGGTAAACTTACTTTGGAAATGGAGATGAAATTGGGTTTATGTTTCCTCAAGAGAAATAGAAAAGGTTCGTTGTGTTTGATCAGTAGAAACTGTGTGATtgttggtatgagagagagagagagagagagagagagagagagagagagagagagagagagagagagagtattctaaaGTAGTAACAGGAAATGTACACAGATATTGCAGACACAAATCCAATCTCCATCTCAAATGGCCGGGACCAGCCTAAGACCTCCTTCATCCCACCTCATTTCAGGTCGTCGTGTTTTCCTTCTTGCTTTCGGTGGCGGCCGCTCTGCCGGAGCCGGAAGCCAAAGCCCAGTTCGGCAATAGGCCTACCTACCGACCTAGGCCTTACTCCTACTGGCCTCACGACCACCTGGCAAGAACCGTCTACGACTTCCGACGCAACGACCACAACGGAGCCTTCGACTACGAGTTCCAGACTGAGAATGGAATCCGCGTGGCCGCCTCTGGAAGGCCTGGAATCAGGGGCCAGAGCAACGTGGTGGGGTCCTACAGGTGAGAGGCGTCTCTGGGGGACGGGAGTGGGTTCCCTCCTCAAGTTCATCTTAATAATTTTCTCTGAGATCCCAAGGACCAATTTGCGAATGAATTGTTTCAAGAGTATCTCTATAGATTGAAGATTTTTTTGTTATCTGTTATCATTCGTTAATTCAGTTTAAATAGATACAGAGAGATAAAGAAGTCCCATAGAACTTAATAATCAActacagaaaataaaatattaaaagtttaGAGACATTTGTGACCCGGATAATGGCCGATAGGAGGGCCAAAAATAACATATCCAAAATTCGTCTTTTTTCACGACTGCAAAATCTAACGATCCTCCGTGTGCTCCTTTGCAGCTATCCCATCCCGAAGGAGGCGTCGCTCAGGTGAACTACGTGGCCGACGAATTCGGCTACAGGGCCACCTCCCCCCTCATCCCGCCCATCCCCGCCCACTCCCTCCAGCAGATACGCAAAGCCGAATACGAACGCGCCCGTGGCATCCGATGGTACTAAAAGGACGgcttgatcctccgaagggaaact comes from Palaemon carinicauda isolate YSFRI2023 chromosome 3, ASM3689809v2, whole genome shotgun sequence and encodes:
- the LOC137634696 gene encoding cuticle protein AM1199-like, which encodes MQFVVVFSFLLSVAAALPEPEAKAQFGNRPTYRPRPYSYWPHDHLARTVYDFRRNDHNGAFDYEFQTENGIRVAASGRPGIRGQSNVVGSYSLETFLSHPEGGVAQVNYVADEFGYRATSPLIPPIPAHSLQQIRKAEYERARGIRWY